The Spodoptera frugiperda isolate SF20-4 chromosome 2, AGI-APGP_CSIRO_Sfru_2.0, whole genome shotgun sequence genome has a window encoding:
- the LOC118269138 gene encoding uncharacterized protein LOC118269138, whose amino-acid sequence MMPPKKISQCHQALVELIYKLAGVCNMQLSDYVVEIGYDDVDSFLTGLFKVQLKGTVNGQKIKKKLLIKWHQESKMRVCFRDAYKRECTFYKLILPSLLDIQNKIVNMEGLKMRFPNCIYASDEYDKETIVVQDLKQDGFGLRDRLFKTNLEYVSLVMKTLAKLHALSYVLQKTDPKKFEEIACLCEEDVQYCKPGPAPKSMKSYYEASVHVVQDADARDKLTRLTPDILTVLYKCTRSDKYSTICHGDCWNNNILYQHRGCKPVDVVLVDYQLMRFTSPVTDIAYFLYMSTDGDFLDKHYDQVLDIYYGTLTAVLRHCNLDVDTVYPRNIFEKQLKEYSVLGLIEALVSMMIITAPYEDALKMTEMKYEHSEEAHEDESRDNLLFVERVNGIVNDFFKRNYSLDSLLTE is encoded by the exons ATGATGCctccaaaaaaaatatcacaatgtCATCAAGCACTGGTTGAGTTGATTTATAAATTGGCCGGAGTCTGTAATATGCAACTAAGTGATTACGTCGTTGAAATAGGGTATGATGACGTTGACAGCTTTTTGACCGGTTTATTCAAAGTGCAACTGAAAGGGACTGTTAATGGGCAGaagattaaaaagaaattgcTGATAAAGTGGCACCAGGAGTCGAAAATGCGTGTATGCTTCAGAGATGCTTACAAAAGAGAATGCACTTTTTACAAACTCATCCTACCAAGTTTATTGGATATCCAAAACAAAATTGTCAACATGGAAGGGTTGAAAATGAGGTTCCCAAACTGCATTTATGCTAGTGACGAATATGATAAAGAAACTATCGTGGTACAAGATTTGAAACAAGATGGATTCGGACTTCGGGATAGACTTTTTAAGACGAATTTGGAGTACGTTTCTCTGGTTATGAAAACTTTAGCAAAATTGCATGCTCTGTCGTATGTGCTGCAGAAAACGGATCCTAAGAAATTTGAGGAGATAGCTTGTTTGTGTGAGGAAGACGTGCAGTACTGTAAGCCAGGACCTGCTCCGAAGAGTATGAAGTCATATTACGAAGCGTCAGTCCATGTGGTACAAGACGCAGATGCCAGAGATAAGTTGACCAGACTGACTCCAGATATTCTGACAGTGTTGTACAAGTGCACCCGGTCAGATAAGTACAGCACCATTTGTCACGGTGACTGCTGGAACAATAATATACTCTACCAACACAGG GGTTGTAAGCCAGTGGATGTAGTGCTCGTAGACTACCAGCTGATGCGGTTCACGTCTCCAGTCACCGATATTGCATACTTCTTATACATGTCCACTGACGGAGATTTCTTAGACAAACATTACGACCAAGTACTCGACATATACTATGGAACATTAACAGCAGTACTTCGACATTGTAATTTGGACGTTGACACAGTATACCCTAGAAACATATTCGAAAAACAACTCAAAGAATATTCGGTACTCGGTCTGATAGAGGCTTTAGTCTCAATGATGATAATAACGGCGCCGTACGAAGACGCCCTCAAAATGACTGAGATGAAATATGAACATTCTGAAGAGGCTCATGAAGATGAGTCCAGGGATAACTTATTGTTCGTAGAAAGAGTAAATGGAATTGTAAACGATTTTTTCAAACGAAATTATTCTTTGGACTCTCTGTTAACTGAGTAA